GTCCGGGTGCCCGGTGGCGGCGACGGTGCCGCCCACCACGACCACGCCGCCCGGCGACTGCGCGCCCCCCATGCCCGTGAACAGCAGGTCGCAGGTGAGCAGGCGGGGCAGGTGCGGGTCAGGCAGGTCCGTCATGGGCGGCATGCTACGCCGCGCAGGGCCTGCCGTCAGGGGGGTCACAGCAGCGCGCGGATGCGGGCCTCGAGTTCACGGGCAACGGCGTCCGGTCCCTGCGCCAGCGCGGGCGCGCCCAGGTGCCAGCGCCCGCGCTGCTCGAACTCGCTGGTGAACAGGCTGGCCACGCCGGTCGCGCGGCGGTCCACTTCCAGGATCACGTCCAGTCCGCCGCCCGTGTGGAACAGCATCATCTCGATCTCGGCCACGCGGTACTGGCCGTGCGGGGGGCGGAAGGCGAGTTCCTGCGCGACGCGGCCGTGGTGGTGTTCGGTCTCGCTGCCGCTCAGGGTGAAGCCCAGGCGCTGCGCGGCCAGGATCAGCGTTTCCGCCTCGCGGCTCGGCAGGATCTGCAGGTGGTCCTGATCGCCGGGGTCGGCCGCCCCGGCGATGTCGGCGTCCGTGGCGAGCCACACCTGCGTGCCGGGCAGCGACAGCGGCGTGTCGAGCGGGACGTTCAGGCTGAACGGGAACTCGCGGGTCTCGCCGGGACGCAGGTCGAAGGCCGGCACGACCGCCTGCCGGGTCAGCTGGTGCGTGACG
The DNA window shown above is from Deinococcus depolymerans and carries:
- a CDS encoding sporulation protein, which translates into the protein MGFLKKMMAAIGVGGAKVDARVNNPSLRAGDTLTGVLVVQGGSVEQRIERINLGLATRYRHEDTHVTHQLTRQAVVPAFDLRPGETREFPFSLNVPLDTPLSLPGTQVWLATDADIAGAADPGDQDHLQILPSREAETLILAAQRLGFTLSGSETEHHHGRVAQELAFRPPHGQYRVAEIEMMLFHTGGGLDVILEVDRRATGVASLFTSEFEQRGRWHLGAPALAQGPDAVARELEARIRALL